In Leopardus geoffroyi isolate Oge1 chromosome D1, O.geoffroyi_Oge1_pat1.0, whole genome shotgun sequence, a single window of DNA contains:
- the KCNJ1 gene encoding ATP-sensitive inward rectifier potassium channel 1 produces MFKHLRKWFVTHFFGHSRQRARLVSKDGRCNIEFGNVEAQSRFIFFVDIWTTVLDLKWRYKMTIFITAFLGSWFLFGLLWYAVAYIHKDLPEFHPSVNHTPCVENINGLTSAFLFSLETQVTIGYGFRCVTEQCGTAIFLLIFQSILGVIINSFMCGAILAKISRPKKRAKTITFSKNAVISKRGGKLCLLIRVANLRKSLLIGSHIYGKLLKTTVTPEGETIILDQININFVVDAGNENLFFISPLTIYHVIDPNSPFFHMAAETLPQQDFELVVFLDGTVESTSATCQVRTSYVPEEVLWGYRFAPIVSKTKEGKYRVDFHNFSKTVEVETPHCAMCLYNEKDTRARMKRGYDNPNFVLSEVNETDDTKM; encoded by the coding sequence ATGTTCAAACATCTTCGGAAATGGTTCGTCACTCACTTCTTCGGGCATTCTCGACAAAGAGCGAGGCTGGTCTCCAAAGATGGAAGGTGCAACATCGAGTTTGGCAACGTCGAGGCACAGTCGAGGTTCATATTCTTTGTGGACATCTGGACGACTGTGCTTGACCTCAAATGGAGATACAAAATGACCATCTTCATTACAGCCTTCTTGGGGAGTTGGTTCCTCTTTGGTCTTCTGTGGTATGCGGTAGCCTACATTCACAAAGATCTCCCTGAGTTCCATCCTTCTGTCAACCACACCCCCTGTGTGGAGAACATTAATGGCTTGACCtcagcttttctgttttctctggaaaCACAAGTGACCATTGGATATGGATTCAGGTGTGTGACAGAACAATGTGGCACTGccatttttctccttatcttCCAGTCTATACTTGGAGTCATCATCAACTCTTTCATGTGTGGTGCCATTTTAGCCAAGATCTCCAGACCCAAAAAACGTGCCAAGACCATTACATTCAGCAAGAATGCGGTGATCAGTAAGCGGGGTGGGAAGCTCTGTCTCCTAATCCGAGTGGCTAATCTTAGGAAGAGCCTCCTTATTGGGAGTCACATATATGGAAAGCTTCTGAAGACCACCGTCACTCCTGAAGGAGAGACCATTATTCTGGACCAGATCAACATCAATTTTGTAGTTGACGCAGGGAACGAAAATTTATTCTTCATCTCCCCACTGACAATTTACCATGTCATTGATCCAAACAGCCCCTTCTTCCACATGGCAGCAGAAACCCTTCCCCAGCAAGACTTTGAGTTAGTGGTGTTTTTAGATGGCACAGTGGAATCAACTAGTGCTACCTGCCAAGTCCGGACGTCCTACGTCCCAGAAGAGGTGCTCTGGGGCTACCGCTTTGCTCCCATAGTATCCAagacaaaggaagggaaataCCGAGTGGATTTCCATAACTTTAGCAAGACAGTGGAAGTGGAGACCCCTCACTGTGCCATGTGCCTTTATAATGAGAAAGATACTAGAGCCAGGATGAAGAGAGGCTATGACAATCCCAACTTCGTCTTATCAGAAGTCAATGAAACAGATGACACCAAAATGTGA